AATTCGAAAGCTGTGAGGATTCCTGCATCGATCCAACTTTCTGGCCCGGAGGTGGAGATCGTTGATCTTGGCGCGGACGGCGTCTTGCTGAAGGAGTTGGCGCAAACCCGGGACCCGTGGGATCTGTTTCGCGAGGGCTTGGCTGAACTGGGAGGCGAATGGCCGGAACGTGCTCAGGAAAAGGACCAGAAGAGGCCCGAATGGTGAAATACCTCCTCGACACCAATGTCCTTATCGAGTGTCTGCGTCGAAACCCGAAGATGGTCGAGACAGTCATGGCCAAGGGGAAAGGACATGATCTCGCGATTTCTGCGGTGACCTACGGAGAGCTATTGGTAGGCATCCACAAGAACGATACTCCTCGTCGGAGAGCGGCTCTGAGCAAAGTGTTGGCACCGATGCAGATTCTCGCGTTTGATGACCATGCCGCCGCTGAATTCGCCAAGATCAAATCAGCCTTGGAAAGAACTGGCGAGGGGATCGGCTCCTACGATATGCAGATTGCCGGACACGCGATCAGCGCTGGTCGTCGTCTCGTGACGCACAACGGCGATGAATTCGCACGCGTCAAGCAGCTGAAGTGGGAAGACTGGGAAAACGGTTAGAACGTGAACCTCAGGGCGAGGGGCGCGGGGGCGGCTTCGCCGGGATCTCCAAGGTGGTGGGATCTGAGTAGCGCAGGCAGCTTGCCTGTGAATCTGTGCGGGAACTTGGCCACGAAAAGGCACAAGAATCCACAAAACGAGGAGATGCCCAGTTAGGGGATTTTGTAGCATCCCGCCTGCCTGTCCGCCATAGCCTCGTGCGAAGGCTGGGTGAGGCGGATGATCGTTAGATCTTCGCGAAGGTTGCGTTTGCTCCCAGCTGCACTCTACTCTCCTTAGATAAACCGTGGAGGAGAATAGAAGCATCTGGAACGCAGTGACCCGGGACGGAACCGTCTTACTCGGGTTGAGTGGACTCATCTTGATGTTTTGTGGAGCCTTCGCTCTCTTTCTCTCGTTCTCCGGCGAATTCCTGCCCCATGACGCTGACGCAATCGGTTTTACAGCGGATGGGCTGTGGGTTTTATCCCCCAATCTCGTGGATTTTATGCTGCACGACCGGGCAGCTTTCGGGGGAGTCTTACTCGCGATCGGTGCCCTCTATGTTTGGCTAGCGGCCTATCCATTGGCCAACGGGCAAGCTTGGGCATGGAAGACCTTCTGCATTTCCGGTGTTCTCGGCTTCGGCAGCTTCCTCCTCTATCTCGGCTACGGCTACCTCGACATCTGGCATGGGATTGCGACCCTGTTCCTCCTCATCGTCTTCGTCAGTGGACTGTTTCTCAGCCGAAAGGTGGTCCGG
The sequence above is drawn from the Puniceicoccus vermicola genome and encodes:
- a CDS encoding antitoxin, which produces MKTKIFKSGNSKAVRIPASIQLSGPEVEIVDLGADGVLLKELAQTRDPWDLFREGLAELGGEWPERAQEKDQKRPEW
- a CDS encoding type II toxin-antitoxin system VapC family toxin, whose translation is MVKYLLDTNVLIECLRRNPKMVETVMAKGKGHDLAISAVTYGELLVGIHKNDTPRRRAALSKVLAPMQILAFDDHAAAEFAKIKSALERTGEGIGSYDMQIAGHAISAGRRLVTHNGDEFARVKQLKWEDWENG